A window of Chloroflexota bacterium contains these coding sequences:
- a CDS encoding DUF2249 domain-containing protein, producing MTLDVRSMPPWERRPKILEIFESLAPGDSLLLVNDHDPRPLSYQLMMEHSGRFQWNSQEKGPQHWEAIIKKVA from the coding sequence CTGACCCTGGATGTGCGGTCCATGCCTCCCTGGGAGCGCCGTCCCAAGATACTTGAAATCTTTGAAAGCCTGGCTCCGGGGGACAGCCTGCTGTTGGTCAATGACCACGACCCCCGTCCCCTGAGTTACCAGTTAATGATGGAGCACAGCGGCCGGTTTCAGTGGAACTCCCAGGAGAAAGGGCCCCAGCACTGGGAGGCCATCATCAAGAAAGTGGCCTGA